The following proteins come from a genomic window of Dysidea avara chromosome 12, odDysAvar1.4, whole genome shotgun sequence:
- the LOC136241870 gene encoding chordin-like protein 1 → MKQVTFFLLLFAFLLDVTQGHTYIINLNCSEFDKELGEVFHPYRQINGSNRVDYCVECRCDETSMTATCSELECPELRCQKVIKKEGECCKSCDTSGVVNLVTHEYATKCTQGGSTYTDLTVIPSLNSSNPCEVCYCWEGEIVCDSILKTCPKPRCRSSELIWDTKQCCPSCRPSTNNITTGQGKTCKERGIIYQDEDTWNPYYPRFGVLDCFLCTCKDGMRSCKTIPCPEVRACTADDPYEDVTVCCPKCSRVPTTTEPPEQDKKNTTYQPPVLVPDPPSSTQCKDKCSHGVYKSVDNLKDQVAIESIVSKNTDIYVWSPDFSTMQYETYTSQYFSDHFVNKTFTYIGCAIQSSVTRLHNRFSSKNRMRNLTYCQARCAEQVIEILKPVKMQEDTKPCN, encoded by the exons ATGAAGCAAGTGACCTTCTTCTTGTTGCTATTTGCTTTCTTGCTGG ATGTGACTCAAGGCCACACATACATCATTAATCTTAATTGCTCAGAATTTGATAAAGAACTGGGAGAAGTCTTCCATCCTTACAGACAGATAAACGGATCAAACCGAGTGGACTACTGTGTTGAGTGTAGATGTGATGAG ACAAGTATGACAGCGACATGTTCTGAACTTGAATGTCCTGAACTGAGATGTCAGAAGGTCATCAAGAAGGAAGGAGAATGCTGCAAGAGCTGTGATACTTCAG GTGTGGTGAATCTTGTAACTCATGAGTATGCAACTAAATGCACACAAGGTGGAAGTACGTACACAGATTTAACTGTGATCCCATCCCTGAATAGTTCAAATCCCTGTGAAGTCTGTTATTGCTGG GAGGGAGAAATCGTTTGTGACAGCATTTTAAAGACTTGTCCAAAGCCCAGATGTAGAAGTAGTGAACTTATATGGGATACAAAACAGTGCTGTCCTAGTTGCCGACCAA GTACAAACAATATAACTACTGGCCAAG GCAAAACATGTAAGGAACGTGGCATCATTTATCAGGATGAAGACACATGGAATCCATACTATCCCAGATTTGGTGTTTTGGATTGCTTTTTGTGCACTTGCAAG GATGGGATGAGGAGCTGCAAAACAATACCATGTCCAGAAGTAAGAGCTTGCACTGCTGATGATCCATACGAAGATGTGACTGTCTGTTGTCCCAAGTGTTCAAGAGTACCCA CTACTACAGAGCCACCTGAACAAGATAAGAAAAATACTACCTACCAGCCACCAGTGTTAGTGCCAGATCCGCCATCTTCAACACAGTGTAAAGACAAATGTTCACATGGTGTCTACAAATCAGTAGACAACTTAAAGGATCAAGTTGCTATAGAATCTATAGTTTCAAAGAATACTGACATATATGTTTGGTCACCTGACTTCTCCACAATGCAGTATGAAACTTATACTTCACAATACTTTAGTGATCATTTCGTCAACAAAACATTCACATACATTGGATGTGCCATTCAAA GTTCGGTGACTAGACTACACAACCGATTTAGCAGTAAGAATAGAATGAGGAATCTTACTTACTGCCAAGCACGCTGTGCTGAACAAGTCATTGAAATACTGAAGCCAGTTAAAATGCAAGAAGACACTAAACCATGCAATTAA